The window AGGCCGCCGACCCCGTAGATCAGCAGCGAGCGGCGGAGCACCGCCGCGGCGCCGATGGGCCGGTAGCGCACCCCCTTCAGGGAGAGCGGGATGAGCGCCACGATCACCAGCGCGTTGAAGATCACCGCCGAGAGGATGGCGCTGTAGGGCGAGGCGAGGTGCATCACGTCGAGCGGGGCCAGCTCCGGGTAGGCGGCCACGAAGAGGGCCGGCAGGATGGCGAAGTACTTGGCCACGTCGTTGGCGATGGAGAAGGTGGTGAGCACCCCGCGGGTCATGAGGAGCTGCTTGCCGACCTCGACCACCTCCAGCAGCTTGGTGGGGTTGGAGTCGAGGTCCACCATGTTGCCGGCCTCCTTGGCGGCCTGGGTGCCGGTGTTCATGGCCACGCCCACGTCGGCCTGGGCCAGCGCCGGCGCGTCGTTGGTGCCGTCGCCCGTCATGGCCACCAGCCGCCCCTTGGCCTGCTCGCTGCGGATCAGCGCCAGCTTGGCCTCCGGGGTGGCCTCGGCCAGGAAGTCGTCCACCCCGGCCTCCCGGGCGATGGCCGCCGCGGTGCGCGGGTTGTCGCCGGTGATCATCACGGTGCGGATGCCCATGGCGCGGAACCGCTCGAAGCGCTCCTTGATGCCGCCCTTGACCACGTCCTTCAGGTGGATGAGCCCGAGCACCTGGGCGCCGTCGGAGACCGCCAGCGGGGTGCCGCCGGTGTCGCCGATGGAGGCCGCGGCCCGCTCGACCTCGGGCGACAGGGCGCCGCCCATGGTGCCCACGTGGCGCGCCACCGCGTCGAGCGCCCCCTTGCGGATGACGCGGCCGGCGGTGTCGCAGCCGCTCATGCGGGTATTGGCGGTGAAGGGGACGAAGGCGTAGCCCTCGCCCAGCTCGCGGCCGCGCAGGCCGAAGCGCTCCTTCACCAGCACCACGATGGAGCGCCCCTCCGGCGTCTCGTCGGCCAGGCTGGCCAGCTGGGCCGCCTCGGCCAGCGCCTCGAGCCGCACCCCCGGCGCCGGCAGGAGCTCGCTGGCCATGCGGTTGCCGAGCGTGATGGTGCCGGTCTTGTCGAGCAGCAGCACGTCGACGTCGCCGGCGGCCTCCACCGCCCGGCCGCTCATGGCCAGCACGTTCTTGCGCAGCAGCCGGTCCATGCCGGCGATGCCGATGGCCGACAGCAGCCCGCCGATGGTGGTGGGGATGAGGCAGACGAGCAGGGCCACCACGGCCGTGACCGAGAGCGGGATGGAGGAGAAGGCGGCCAGCGGCACCAGCGTGACGCAGGCCACCAGGAAGATGATGGTCAGCCCCACCAGCAGGATGTGGAGGGCGAGCTCGTTGGGAGTCTTCTGGCGGGCCGCCCCCTCGACCAGGGCGATCATGCGGTCCAGGAACGACTCGCCCGGGTCGACCGAGACGCGCACCACGATGCGGTCCGAGAGCACCCGGGTGCCCCCGGTGACGGCCGAGCGGTCGCCGCCCGACTCGCGGATGACCGGGGCCGACTCGCCGGTGATGGCCGACTCGTCCACCGAGGCGATCCCCTCCACCACGTCGCCGTCGCCGGGGATGACCTGGCCGGCCTCCACCACCACCCTGTCCCCCCGGCGCAGCGTGCTGGCCGACACCTGCTCCTCCCGCCCGTCGCGGAGCCGGCGGGCGGTGGTGTCAGTGCGGGTGCGGCGCAGCGCCGCCGCCTGGGCCTTGCCGCGCCCCTCGGCCACCGCCTCGGCCAGGTTGGCGAAGATCACCGTGAACCAGAGCCAGCAGCCCACGGAGAAGGTGAACCACCCGGGGGCGGCGCCCGGCCCGGGCGCGACGAGGTCGCGGAGCCAGAGCAGCGTGACGAGCACGCTGCCGACCTCCACCACGAACATGACCGGGTTCCTGGCCACCTGGCGCGGGTCGAGCTTCTTCAGGCTCTCCAGCAGGGCCGGGCGGAGGAGGGCCGGGTCGAGCAAGGTGGTGGGGGCGGCGGTCTTGGCGGTCATGTCAGAACA is drawn from Anaeromyxobacter sp. and contains these coding sequences:
- the kdpB gene encoding potassium-transporting ATPase subunit KdpB yields the protein MTAKTAAPTTLLDPALLRPALLESLKKLDPRQVARNPVMFVVEVGSVLVTLLWLRDLVAPGPGAAPGWFTFSVGCWLWFTVIFANLAEAVAEGRGKAQAAALRRTRTDTTARRLRDGREEQVSASTLRRGDRVVVEAGQVIPGDGDVVEGIASVDESAITGESAPVIRESGGDRSAVTGGTRVLSDRIVVRVSVDPGESFLDRMIALVEGAARQKTPNELALHILLVGLTIIFLVACVTLVPLAAFSSIPLSVTAVVALLVCLIPTTIGGLLSAIGIAGMDRLLRKNVLAMSGRAVEAAGDVDVLLLDKTGTITLGNRMASELLPAPGVRLEALAEAAQLASLADETPEGRSIVVLVKERFGLRGRELGEGYAFVPFTANTRMSGCDTAGRVIRKGALDAVARHVGTMGGALSPEVERAAASIGDTGGTPLAVSDGAQVLGLIHLKDVVKGGIKERFERFRAMGIRTVMITGDNPRTAAAIAREAGVDDFLAEATPEAKLALIRSEQAKGRLVAMTGDGTNDAPALAQADVGVAMNTGTQAAKEAGNMVDLDSNPTKLLEVVEVGKQLLMTRGVLTTFSIANDVAKYFAILPALFVAAYPELAPLDVMHLASPYSAILSAVIFNALVIVALIPLSLKGVRYRPIGAAAVLRRSLLIYGVGGLIVPFVGIKLIDLALSAVGLV